TCGCGCGGCAGGTTGCTGTCAGTGTGTTTGCAAGCAAGCACGCAATCGTCATGGGGCCAACCCCCCCCGGCACCGGTGTAATAGCGCCAGCAACTTCCTTGACCGACGCGAAATCCACGTCGCCAACAAGCCGTGTCTTGCCCTCGCCTTTTTCAGGGGCGGGAATGCGGTTAATCCCCACATCAATTACAGTTGCGCCCTTCTTAATCCAATCCCCCGTTACCATCTCTGGCCGCCCAACGGCGGCCACAACGATGTCCGCAGCACGGACGACACTTGGTAAATCCTTCGTGCGACTGTGGGCGATTGTCACCGTACAGCTATCCCCAAGAAGTAGGCTCGCCATAGGCTTGCCCACAATATTTGAGCGCCCAATGACCACAGCATTCAAGCCAGAAAGCGAACCGTGGAACTCGCGCAACATCATCAAACAGCCGAGCGGCGTACAAGGCACCATCGATTTTTGCCCCGTCCCCAAACGACCGACATTGGAAATATGAAAGCCATCAACGTCTTTGGCAGGATCGATGGAATTGACCACCAAATCCTCGTTTAAATGCGCAGGAAGCGGCAACTGGACCAAAATGCCATTCACGCTAGGATCGGCATTTAGCTTCGCAATCAGCGCCAACAAATCGCCTTCAGAGGTATCCGCTTCCAACTTGTGTTCAAAGGAATTCATGCCAACTTCGGTTGTCATTTTTCCCTTTGCGCGAACATAAACCTGGCTCGCAGCGTCTTCGCCTACCAACACAACAGCCAGCCCTGGTGTAATGCCATTTTCATCGCGCAATCGGGTTACGTGGGTGGCCACTTTCTGACGCACTTCGGCTGCAAATGCTTTGCCATCAATCAACGTTGCTGTCATCGGGGCTCTCCTTGGGTGAGTTTAGAACGGCTTCTTCACGGGCAATCGAAAACCCGATCATTTCGCGCCATATGGATTCTGCGAGTGCTGGTGCAAGGCCGACAATCCGAGCCTGTGACGTGACTTTTTCAACGACATCTTCGACTCGAGCGGGGATGTTTGCCGGCAGGCCATCACGCATTTTGATCTCGGCGGCACGGTCGATATACTTCAACCGTAAGGCCAGTTTCGAGACCAATTCACGGTCCAGCGCATCGATTTCGACGCGCAATTCCGTCATGTTTTTACAGTTTTGTGGGTCGCGCATGGGCATTCCATAGTTTAGGTCGCCTTCTCATACGCCAATACGCGCCCACCCTCAATGCGTCTAAAACAACCCTTCAATCTCCCCTTGGGGATTGAGTTTTATCGTCTCTGCGGACGGCACGCGCGGCAGACCGGGCATCGTCATGATCTCCCCGCAAATCGCGACGATGAACCCAGCTCCCGCCGCAAGCCGAACTTCCCGTACAGGCACAGAATGACCCACAGGTGCACCGCGCAAATCTGGGTCGGTTGAGAAACTATACTGTGTTTTTGCCATACATATTGGGAGATGGCCAAATCCAGCATCTTCCCATGTGCGCAGTTGGTCGCGAATTTTCTTGTCCGCAAGGACTTCGTCGGCGCGGTAAATTGACTTTGCAATCCGTTCTATTTTTTCAAACAGTGGAAGGTCATCGGGATATAGTGGCGCAAATTGGCTGATACCCGCATCCGCAATCTCCGCGACACGCGTTGCCAGTTCAGTGATTCCCGCAGAGCCCTTTTCCCAATGCTTACAGAGAATCGCTTCAGAACCTTGTGACGCAACATAGTGTTTGACCGCTTGGATTTCAGCGTCTGTGTCGCTTGTGAAATGGTTGATTGCAACGACGACGGGCACCCCAAAGGATTTCATGTTGCCAATATGGCGTCCAAGGTTTGCGCAACCATGCTGTACCGCCTCGACGTTTTCTGCACCAAGATCGCCCTTTGCGACGCCCCCATTCATTTTCATGGCGCGCACAGTGGCGACCAATACGACGCAATCAGGAGCAATTCCCGCCTTGCGACATTTGATATTCATGAATTTTTCGGCACCAAGGTCCGCGCCAAAACCTGCTTCTGTGACAACATAATCGGCCAGTTTTAGGGCCGTGGTCGTGGCGATTACCGAGTTACAACCGTGGGCAATATTCGCAAACGGGCCACCATGAACAAAGGCTGGATTGTTTTCGAGCGTTTGAACAATGTTGGGTTGCATCGCTTGTTGCAACAACACGGTCATCGCCCCATCCGCCTTAAGATCTCGTGCATAGACGGGTGTGCGGTCACGACGGTAAGCGACAATAATATCGCCGAGCCGCTTTTCGAGATCCTTCAAATCCGTGGCCAAGCACAAGATCGCCATGACTTCGGAAGCCACAGTAA
This Falsihalocynthiibacter arcticus DNA region includes the following protein-coding sequences:
- the folD gene encoding bifunctional methylenetetrahydrofolate dehydrogenase/methenyltetrahydrofolate cyclohydrolase FolD, encoding MTATLIDGKAFAAEVRQKVATHVTRLRDENGITPGLAVVLVGEDAASQVYVRAKGKMTTEVGMNSFEHKLEADTSEGDLLALIAKLNADPSVNGILVQLPLPAHLNEDLVVNSIDPAKDVDGFHISNVGRLGTGQKSMVPCTPLGCLMMLREFHGSLSGLNAVVIGRSNIVGKPMASLLLGDSCTVTIAHSRTKDLPSVVRAADIVVAAVGRPEMVTGDWIKKGATVIDVGINRIPAPEKGEGKTRLVGDVDFASVKEVAGAITPVPGGVGPMTIACLLANTLTATCRANGLAEPEGLTA
- a CDS encoding chorismate mutase, with the translated sequence MRDPQNCKNMTELRVEIDALDRELVSKLALRLKYIDRAAEIKMRDGLPANIPARVEDVVEKVTSQARIVGLAPALAESIWREMIGFSIAREEAVLNSPKESPDDSNVD
- a CDS encoding formate--tetrahydrofolate ligase; this translates as MTFKTDIQIAREANKKPIQEIGEKLGIPTDHLLPFGHDKAKVSADFIKGLKGKTDGKLILVTAINPTPAGEGKTTTTVGLGDGLNRIGKKAAICIREASLGPCFGMKGGAAGGGYAQVIPMEDMNLHFTGDFHAITSAHNLLAAMIDNHIYWGNELEIDERRVVWRRVLDMNDRALRDTVTSLGGIANGFPRQTGFDITVASEVMAILCLATDLKDLEKRLGDIIVAYRRDRTPVYARDLKADGAMTVLLQQAMQPNIVQTLENNPAFVHGGPFANIAHGCNSVIATTTALKLADYVVTEAGFGADLGAEKFMNIKCRKAGIAPDCVVLVATVRAMKMNGGVAKGDLGAENVEAVQHGCANLGRHIGNMKSFGVPVVVAINHFTSDTDAEIQAVKHYVASQGSEAILCKHWEKGSAGITELATRVAEIADAGISQFAPLYPDDLPLFEKIERIAKSIYRADEVLADKKIRDQLRTWEDAGFGHLPICMAKTQYSFSTDPDLRGAPVGHSVPVREVRLAAGAGFIVAICGEIMTMPGLPRVPSAETIKLNPQGEIEGLF